From Alienimonas californiensis, a single genomic window includes:
- a CDS encoding aminotransferase class V-fold PLP-dependent enzyme, which translates to MLRFKIADSPGEFEQIHRLNHRTFAGEIPQHEPRADGRLVDRFHDENLYAVALREDEGGGARVVGMLALRGRRPFSLDGKLPDLDARLARLPAHRRPCEIRLLAIEAGERGGAAFRGLAETLLPAALAAGYDLALISGTPRQARLYRHVGFEPFGDPVGTAAAPYQPMFLTPAALRRGGRALRGTLPSARAAADAPTAAVAPRVNLLPGPAPLSPAVRAALGGTERSHREPAFRDELDRLRNGLCALAGFRRGGGADVQILMGSGTTANDAVAGQLSREPGPGLVCANGEFGDRLIDHAVRWGLEHAVHRRPWGEAFAPEALRTAAAGARWIWAVHGETSAGLLNDLETLTAVAAESAAALAVDAISSLGATPVDLAGVRWATSVSGKSLCGPPGLAFVFHSEPPAPPGRLPRALDLGQYAACGGVPFTLSSALVAATATALDECAAPGRFAEVAALTERLLGRLSETGLRSVAAGTQLPGVVSVAMPPGGRFGVWVERLAEAGFLVNRSGHLAERGWVQFAVVGRPRPADVDRLAEFLADLSGCDLCGCEG; encoded by the coding sequence ATGCTTCGCTTCAAAATCGCCGATTCGCCGGGGGAATTCGAGCAGATCCACCGGCTGAACCATCGCACCTTCGCCGGCGAGATCCCCCAGCACGAACCGCGGGCCGACGGGCGGCTGGTCGATCGGTTCCACGACGAAAACCTCTACGCCGTCGCCCTGCGTGAGGACGAAGGGGGCGGAGCACGGGTCGTGGGGATGCTGGCCCTGCGGGGGCGGCGGCCGTTTTCGCTCGACGGGAAGCTGCCGGACCTCGACGCTCGGCTCGCCCGGCTGCCGGCCCACCGCCGGCCGTGTGAAATCCGGCTGCTGGCGATCGAAGCCGGAGAGCGGGGCGGGGCGGCGTTTCGCGGGCTGGCCGAAACGCTGCTGCCGGCGGCGCTGGCGGCGGGATACGACCTCGCCCTCATCTCCGGCACGCCGCGGCAGGCCCGGCTGTATCGGCACGTCGGGTTCGAGCCCTTCGGGGACCCGGTCGGAACCGCGGCGGCGCCGTATCAGCCGATGTTCCTCACCCCCGCCGCCCTGCGCCGGGGCGGCCGAGCGTTGCGCGGAACCCTGCCGAGTGCCCGGGCGGCGGCGGACGCCCCGACGGCGGCGGTTGCCCCGCGGGTGAACCTGCTGCCGGGGCCGGCGCCGCTGTCGCCGGCGGTGCGGGCCGCGTTGGGAGGGACGGAGCGGTCGCACCGTGAGCCGGCCTTTCGTGACGAACTGGATCGGCTGCGGAACGGACTGTGCGCGCTGGCCGGCTTCCGGCGGGGCGGGGGGGCGGACGTGCAGATCCTCATGGGCTCCGGAACGACGGCGAACGACGCGGTCGCCGGGCAGTTGTCGCGGGAACCGGGACCGGGGTTGGTCTGCGCGAACGGGGAGTTCGGCGATCGCTTGATCGATCACGCCGTACGGTGGGGATTGGAGCACGCGGTGCATCGCCGGCCGTGGGGGGAGGCCTTCGCCCCGGAGGCGCTGCGAACCGCGGCGGCCGGCGCCCGCTGGATCTGGGCAGTGCACGGCGAGACCAGTGCCGGCCTGCTCAACGATTTAGAGACGCTGACGGCCGTCGCCGCCGAGAGCGCGGCGGCCTTGGCCGTCGACGCAATCAGTTCGTTGGGGGCCACGCCGGTCGATCTGGCCGGCGTGCGGTGGGCGACGTCCGTCAGCGGGAAGAGCCTGTGCGGGCCGCCGGGGTTGGCCTTCGTGTTTCACTCCGAACCGCCGGCTCCGCCGGGCCGCTTGCCGCGGGCGCTGGACCTCGGGCAATACGCGGCGTGCGGAGGCGTGCCGTTCACGCTGTCCTCCGCCTTGGTGGCGGCCACGGCGACGGCGTTGGACGAATGCGCGGCTCCTGGCCGGTTCGCAGAGGTCGCGGCGCTGACGGAGCGCCTGCTCGGCCGGTTGTCCGAGACGGGACTGAGGTCGGTCGCCGCGGGGACGCAGTTGCCGGGAGTGGTGTCGGTCGCCATGCCGCCGGGGGGCCGCTTCGGGGTGTGGGTCGAACGGTTGGCGGAGGCGGGATTCCTGGTGAACCGCAGCGGGCACCTGGCGGAGCGGGGCTGGGTGCAGTTCGCAGTGGTCGGTCGGCCGAGGCCGGCGGACGTGGATCGGCTGGCGGAGTTCCTCGCCGATCTCTCCGGTTGCGATCTCTGCGGCTGCGAAGGGTGA
- a CDS encoding aldehyde dehydrogenase family protein, with protein sequence MLELPVLRFGTPYESLEKTQVKNFETGEVLAEVHQANAGVVRMDMRKAHKARAALREIDPRDLVKMCGEAGDYYLNGTLEVGTGTQSQDDFCALQSASTGLPVEMCRANMHKAAFVLKEMDNILDALTRGLPLDVLAKGYGVEDRGVTVSYQANSPVLGCVLPSNSPGVHTLWLPVIPMQIGLVLKPGSTEPWTPYRMQAAFVKAGIPAEAIGLYPGPHEVGGAITELCQRAMIFGSQKTVEQYAGNPGVQVHGAGFSKILFGEDKIDDWEQYLDLMETSIYANSGRGCINASSIYAPRHGAEIADALAQRLARHEPKAMADPDAGLSAFTTEGVAEAVSGMIDDELKTPGAEEVTAKYRSGDRLVKKGSHDFLKPTVIHCDSPDHPLANAEYMFPFVSVVDCPQGEMIKKIGFTLVCTALTDDADFRDQLLDATHIDRLNIGPVPTIALNWLQPHEGNIVEFLYRARAFQTQAPVPVVQQLESTSA encoded by the coding sequence ATGCTCGAACTGCCCGTTCTCCGCTTCGGCACGCCGTACGAATCCCTCGAAAAGACGCAGGTCAAAAACTTCGAGACCGGCGAAGTCCTCGCCGAGGTGCACCAGGCGAACGCCGGCGTCGTCCGCATGGACATGCGTAAGGCGCACAAGGCCCGGGCCGCCCTGCGGGAGATCGATCCGCGGGACCTCGTCAAGATGTGCGGCGAGGCCGGCGACTATTACCTCAACGGCACGCTGGAGGTCGGCACCGGCACGCAGTCGCAGGACGACTTCTGCGCCCTGCAATCCGCCAGCACCGGCCTGCCGGTCGAAATGTGCCGGGCGAACATGCACAAGGCGGCGTTCGTCCTGAAGGAGATGGACAACATCCTCGACGCCCTCACCCGCGGCCTGCCGCTGGACGTGCTGGCGAAGGGCTACGGCGTGGAGGACCGCGGCGTCACGGTCAGCTATCAGGCAAACAGTCCGGTCCTCGGCTGCGTGCTGCCCAGCAACAGCCCTGGCGTGCACACCCTCTGGCTGCCGGTCATCCCGATGCAGATCGGGCTGGTCCTCAAGCCCGGCTCCACGGAGCCCTGGACGCCCTACCGCATGCAGGCCGCCTTTGTGAAGGCCGGCATCCCGGCCGAAGCGATCGGCCTGTACCCCGGTCCGCACGAGGTCGGCGGGGCGATCACCGAACTCTGCCAGCGGGCGATGATCTTCGGCTCGCAGAAGACTGTGGAGCAGTACGCCGGCAACCCGGGCGTGCAGGTGCACGGCGCCGGCTTCTCCAAGATCCTCTTCGGCGAGGACAAGATCGACGACTGGGAGCAGTACCTCGACCTGATGGAGACCAGCATCTACGCCAACAGCGGCCGCGGGTGCATCAACGCCAGCAGCATCTACGCTCCCCGCCACGGCGCCGAGATCGCCGACGCCCTCGCCCAACGGCTCGCCAGACACGAGCCGAAGGCGATGGCCGACCCCGACGCCGGCCTGTCCGCCTTCACGACCGAGGGCGTCGCCGAGGCCGTCTCCGGCATGATCGACGACGAACTGAAGACCCCCGGGGCGGAGGAGGTCACCGCGAAGTACCGCAGCGGCGACCGGCTGGTGAAGAAGGGGTCGCACGACTTCCTCAAGCCGACCGTGATCCACTGCGACAGCCCGGACCACCCGCTGGCGAACGCGGAGTACATGTTCCCGTTCGTCTCGGTCGTGGACTGCCCGCAGGGGGAGATGATCAAGAAGATCGGCTTCACGCTGGTCTGCACCGCCCTGACCGACGACGCGGATTTCCGGGATCAGTTGTTGGACGCCACGCACATCGACCGGTTGAACATCGGCCCGGTGCCCACGATCGCCCTGAACTGGCTCCAGCCCCACGAGGGGAACATCGTCGAATTCCTGTACCGCGCCCGGGCCTTCCAGACGCAAGCCCCTGTCCCGGTGGTGCAGCAGTTGGAATCGACCTCGGCCTGA
- a CDS encoding pepsin/retropepsin-like aspartic protease family protein: MSESIAGVVLDRDPLIKLVLYATDGATRTETAVVDTGYQGAVAAPDAVFDRVRRGRATPVAVRLADGTTFERRAAVAEVQWCGERVRTRILGGASQVLVGMELLAHHRLTVDCVEGGPVTIEPLSR; the protein is encoded by the coding sequence ATGAGCGAATCAATCGCCGGCGTGGTGCTCGACCGGGACCCGCTGATCAAACTCGTGCTGTACGCCACGGACGGAGCGACGCGGACGGAAACAGCCGTCGTCGACACCGGCTATCAAGGGGCGGTGGCGGCGCCTGACGCTGTGTTCGATCGCGTCCGACGCGGACGGGCGACCCCGGTCGCGGTTCGACTGGCGGACGGCACGACGTTTGAACGACGGGCGGCCGTCGCCGAGGTGCAGTGGTGCGGTGAGCGAGTCCGCACCCGGATTCTCGGCGGGGCCTCCCAGGTGTTGGTGGGCATGGAACTCCTCGCCCACCACCGCCTCACCGTCGACTGCGTCGAAGGCGGCCCTGTGACGATTGAACCGCTCTCGCGGTAA
- a CDS encoding restriction endonuclease subunit S domain-containing protein, with amino-acid sequence MGLPNVSEPSIDPRAGEQRPFTEEERAEIVRRGNEIFERDVRPTLPPNPPNHFILIDVNGGGWEIDPDYVAASDRLYARFPNACGYARRLATRWVEQWR; translated from the coding sequence ATGGGGCTGCCGAACGTCTCCGAACCGTCGATCGATCCCCGGGCGGGGGAGCAACGCCCCTTCACGGAGGAAGAGCGGGCGGAGATCGTCCGCCGCGGGAACGAGATCTTCGAGCGGGACGTCCGGCCGACCCTTCCGCCCAATCCGCCGAATCACTTTATATTAATCGACGTGAACGGCGGGGGATGGGAGATCGATCCAGACTACGTCGCCGCCAGCGACCGCCTCTACGCACGATTTCCAAACGCCTGCGGCTATGCGAGGCGACTGGCGACTCGTTGGGTTGAGCAGTGGCGATGA
- a CDS encoding STAS domain-containing protein: MANRFDRVTIDDREGYHVLDLGRIDIWDGADLSLLRESLSLLITAEGRTAVGVDLSHVKYIPSGFFGMLYDWQEQGVDVRLYNPQPNVAAMIWFRQFAAPIGGGVYDLVSEGRIELPPEGQPGYREPEEEELFAATTAIAR, translated from the coding sequence ATGGCTAATCGCTTCGACCGCGTCACGATTGACGATCGCGAGGGCTATCACGTTCTTGACCTCGGCCGGATTGATATTTGGGACGGGGCGGACCTGTCCCTGCTCCGCGAATCGCTCAGTTTGTTGATCACCGCCGAGGGCCGCACCGCCGTCGGCGTGGACCTCTCGCACGTCAAATACATCCCCAGCGGATTCTTCGGGATGTTGTACGACTGGCAGGAACAGGGCGTGGACGTGCGGTTGTACAACCCGCAGCCGAACGTCGCCGCGATGATCTGGTTTCGCCAGTTCGCCGCGCCGATCGGCGGGGGCGTGTACGACCTCGTCAGCGAGGGCCGCATCGAATTGCCGCCCGAGGGCCAACCCGGCTACCGGGAGCCAGAAGAGGAGGAATTGTTCGCCGCGACGACCGCCATCGCCCGCTGA
- a CDS encoding O-acetyl-ADP-ribose deacetylase, giving the protein MSSTDRIRVVVGDITTLSVDAVVNAANERMLGGGGVDGAIHRAAGPELLAACKAVPEVSPRVRCPTGEARVTPGFELPAKWVIHTVGPVWRGGGQGEPEQLAACYRNALAAAEEQGCRSIAFPAISCGVYGYPPERAAAIAVREVAAFLADHATPAEVLLVAFDEPAAETLRAALAAAG; this is encoded by the coding sequence ATGTCCTCGACTGATCGTATCCGCGTCGTCGTCGGCGACATCACCACGTTGTCCGTCGACGCCGTGGTGAACGCCGCGAACGAGCGGATGCTCGGCGGCGGCGGGGTGGACGGGGCGATCCACCGGGCGGCGGGGCCGGAGCTGCTGGCGGCGTGCAAGGCCGTGCCGGAGGTCTCGCCGCGCGTGCGATGCCCGACGGGGGAGGCCCGGGTCACGCCGGGGTTCGAGCTGCCGGCGAAGTGGGTGATTCACACCGTCGGCCCCGTCTGGCGGGGCGGGGGACAGGGCGAGCCGGAGCAGTTGGCCGCCTGCTACCGCAACGCCTTGGCGGCCGCGGAGGAGCAGGGGTGCCGGTCGATCGCGTTCCCGGCGATCAGTTGCGGCGTGTACGGCTATCCGCCGGAGCGGGCGGCGGCGATTGCTGTGCGGGAAGTCGCGGCGTTTCTCGCCGACCATGCGACCCCCGCCGAGGTCCTGCTGGTCGCCTTCGACGAGCCGGCGGCCGAGACGCTCCGGGCCGCCCTCGCCGCGGCGGGGTGA
- a CDS encoding class I SAM-dependent methyltransferase, whose translation MSGAAVDAEYAALAADYDDDWAVYNRATAERTLRAVRDRAGEPGRALDVGCGTGTLLERLTTTAATVAVGLDRSAEMLTVARRRLPGTPLARGDAAALPFADASFDAAATNSALHYADDPAGCVRELARVTKPGGTVVWTDWDAGALTTRGVIAWLRLTRRPLGRALSATAMAAALTDAGLTDVRVDRWRHGWLWGLATVSGRKPG comes from the coding sequence ATGAGCGGCGCCGCCGTCGATGCTGAATACGCCGCCCTCGCCGCGGACTATGACGACGACTGGGCCGTCTACAACCGGGCCACGGCCGAACGGACCCTCCGGGCGGTGCGGGACCGGGCGGGCGAACCGGGGCGGGCGCTGGACGTCGGCTGCGGCACCGGGACCCTGCTGGAACGACTGACGACGACCGCCGCGACGGTCGCAGTCGGGCTGGATCGCTCCGCGGAGATGCTCACCGTCGCCCGCCGTCGGCTTCCGGGCACGCCGCTGGCACGGGGCGACGCGGCGGCGCTGCCCTTCGCCGACGCCTCGTTCGACGCCGCGGCGACGAACTCCGCCCTGCACTACGCCGACGACCCGGCTGGCTGCGTGCGGGAACTGGCCAGGGTGACAAAGCCCGGCGGCACGGTCGTCTGGACGGACTGGGACGCCGGCGCCCTCACCACCCGCGGCGTGATCGCCTGGCTGCGACTGACCCGGCGGCCGCTGGGCCGGGCTCTCTCCGCGACCGCGATGGCCGCGGCGCTGACGGACGCCGGCCTGACCGACGTCCGCGTCGACCGCTGGCGGCACGGCTGGCTGTGGGGGCTGGCGACGGTCTCCGGTCGCAAGCCCGGCTGA
- a CDS encoding flagellar basal body P-ring protein FlgI — MAGPAAQRHNPTAPVRTAVGEAPLRTARSSLTAAAALCGALAAAALAALPGCAVFSLPDGETFAKFNPMAEDKAAKKAEAEWKDLKDQSVTVETKYVGEYTSVTGRNAVVVSGVGLVTGLQGTGGNPVPNGFRTRLLEDIKTRGVTGGTELLASPNTALVVVTAYIPPLVDKGEPLDVEVRIPPGSNATDLSGGWLLECELTEGANVGGQFRSGKTLATATGPLLVRGSDDQATRRASLSRGKVLGGGITKVGRALEMRMHHRYKQSRMVQKVVSAIGKRFHSRGPGGVEESIAHAHTDVKITLDVPDMYKEDFPRFLRVVDSVAMYENPVARRLRIEQLEQELMEGPTAEVAAIRLEAVGEEATPILKRGLASSDEEVRFHSAVALAYLGRSDGLEVLHDAARDEPAFRVYALAALAAAGGPQAAGQLRRLLADPLPETRYGAFRALWSVAPDDAYLNHIAMRAPDPITGEPSGPPLFHLHPVRVDGVRDLDSVAEEGVPPLEPLVHINHNRRAEVALFGPNQRFVAPLTLRAGRLLVGCPPRGDTVTVSLIAPGREDVRETGTKIVDVIAACVELGASYPDIAGMLQEAEAQHNLPGQLAVDALPVGGRVYQRKGKSGGSAPVGAGGLTPNLYRGSAAPEDPNAVERFEPDEDDPVVQAEQAKEAGDADAPNADKADADASKADGGDSEDDGSAPAQPRRVATVDLNPDPEPEPGVGSKFKALFQGVGDAWGGSDVSEEDWGTDVE; from the coding sequence ATGGCCGGCCCCGCCGCGCAGCGCCACAACCCGACGGCCCCGGTCCGCACCGCGGTCGGGGAAGCGCCGCTGCGCACGGCCCGGTCCTCGCTGACCGCCGCCGCGGCCCTGTGTGGGGCGCTCGCCGCCGCCGCCCTCGCCGCCCTGCCCGGCTGCGCCGTCTTCTCCCTGCCGGACGGGGAGACCTTCGCCAAGTTCAATCCGATGGCCGAGGACAAGGCCGCCAAGAAGGCCGAGGCGGAGTGGAAAGACCTCAAAGACCAGAGCGTCACCGTCGAGACGAAGTACGTCGGCGAGTACACCAGCGTGACCGGCCGGAACGCGGTGGTCGTCTCCGGCGTGGGGCTGGTCACCGGCCTGCAGGGCACCGGCGGCAACCCGGTTCCCAACGGCTTCCGCACCCGCCTGCTGGAAGACATCAAGACTCGCGGCGTGACCGGCGGCACGGAGTTGCTCGCCAGTCCGAACACCGCCCTGGTCGTCGTCACCGCCTATATCCCCCCGCTGGTCGACAAGGGCGAACCGCTGGACGTCGAGGTCCGCATCCCCCCCGGCTCCAACGCCACGGACCTGTCCGGCGGCTGGCTGCTGGAGTGCGAACTGACCGAGGGCGCCAACGTCGGCGGTCAGTTCCGGTCCGGCAAGACGCTCGCCACCGCCACCGGGCCGCTGCTGGTGCGGGGCAGCGACGATCAGGCCACCCGCCGGGCCAGCCTCTCCCGCGGCAAGGTGCTCGGCGGCGGCATCACCAAGGTCGGCCGCGCCCTCGAGATGCGGATGCACCACCGCTACAAGCAGTCCCGCATGGTGCAGAAGGTCGTCAGCGCGATCGGCAAGCGGTTCCACAGCCGCGGCCCCGGCGGTGTGGAGGAGTCCATCGCCCACGCTCACACGGACGTCAAAATCACGCTCGACGTTCCCGACATGTATAAGGAGGACTTCCCCCGCTTCCTGCGGGTCGTCGACAGCGTCGCGATGTACGAGAACCCCGTCGCCCGGCGGCTGCGGATCGAACAATTGGAACAGGAACTGATGGAGGGCCCGACCGCCGAGGTCGCCGCCATCCGCCTGGAGGCCGTGGGCGAGGAAGCCACGCCGATCCTCAAGCGGGGTCTGGCCTCATCGGACGAGGAGGTGCGGTTTCACTCGGCGGTCGCGCTGGCCTACCTGGGCCGCAGCGACGGGCTGGAGGTGTTGCACGACGCCGCCCGGGACGAACCGGCGTTCCGCGTGTACGCCCTCGCCGCCCTCGCCGCCGCCGGCGGACCGCAGGCCGCCGGGCAACTCCGCCGCCTGCTCGCCGACCCGCTGCCGGAAACCCGCTACGGGGCCTTCCGCGCCCTCTGGAGCGTCGCCCCGGACGACGCCTACCTGAACCACATCGCGATGCGGGCGCCGGACCCGATCACCGGCGAGCCCTCCGGCCCGCCGCTGTTCCACCTCCACCCCGTCCGGGTGGACGGCGTCCGGGACCTCGACTCCGTCGCCGAAGAGGGCGTCCCACCGTTGGAGCCGCTGGTGCACATCAACCACAACCGGCGGGCCGAGGTGGCGCTGTTCGGGCCGAACCAGCGGTTCGTCGCCCCGCTGACGCTCCGCGCCGGCCGGTTGCTCGTCGGCTGCCCGCCGCGGGGAGATACAGTGACGGTCTCCCTGATCGCCCCCGGCCGCGAGGACGTGCGGGAGACCGGCACGAAGATCGTCGACGTGATCGCCGCCTGCGTGGAGCTCGGCGCCTCCTACCCGGACATCGCCGGGATGCTCCAGGAGGCCGAGGCCCAGCACAACCTGCCCGGGCAGTTGGCGGTCGACGCCCTGCCCGTCGGCGGCCGCGTCTATCAACGCAAAGGCAAGTCCGGCGGCAGCGCCCCGGTCGGCGCCGGCGGCCTGACCCCGAACCTGTACCGCGGGTCCGCCGCCCCGGAGGATCCCAACGCGGTCGAACGCTTCGAGCCGGACGAGGACGACCCCGTCGTTCAGGCCGAGCAGGCGAAGGAAGCCGGCGACGCCGACGCCCCGAACGCCGACAAAGCCGACGCCGACGCCTCGAAGGCCGACGGCGGCGACTCGGAAGACGACGGATCGGCGCCGGCCCAGCCGCGGCGGGTCGCCACCGTCGACCTGAACCCGGACCCGGAGCCCGAACCGGGCGTGGGCTCCAAGTTCAAGGCGCTGTTCCAAGGCGTCGGCGACGCCTGGGGCGGCAGCGACGTGTCCGAGGAAGATTGGGGGACGGACGTCGAGTGA